GGATTTATCATCCAACTCTCCCATCAAGCGATATATATTGCCCTCCCACCAGAAGATATTTGATGAATAGCTTCCCCAACCCGCTGTTCCGCATTCAAAACTGCTATTGGGGAGAAAATTTTTAACCCCTTTCGTGGGGATTTGAGGGAAACGCTGTGGGCAGAAGGAGGGGATTTCCTGGAGTTCCACATCATCAAGCCAAAGGGAACCGGTGCTGGTGAACCAGATTTGCAATCTGCTATCCTCGGCTCTCAATTCGCTTGTTGCTTGGAAGTAGAACTCGTATTTCTGCCAACGCCGATTTGGGTTGAAGGCATCCTGCAAGCCCACATCATCCCAGATGCGGGTATTGACGAGGGCAACCCTCACCAATCCCGCTTTTATATCCTCCGCCTTTGCCCAAAGGGTTAAGCGATACCATTTCCCCTTCTGCACGCCGATGGTTCCGAGCTGGCAAATCATAGCGTGGCTTGCGGGCGTGCCATCCCCAAACTCGGTGCAAATCAATTTTCCGGAGAAACCCTTTCCATCCCACCCTCTATCGCGGACGAGCTGTTGTTTAATTTGGGGCGCACCCGCGGTGGTCCAGAAATCCGGCAAGCCATCTCCATCCACATCGCTTTCAAAATCCCCATTGGGGACGAGATTCCCCTGAGCCATCACGACGACACTCACGAAACAAAGAATATAGACCAAGACCCGCATAATTAGTGTGTTTATTTTAAGATAAAAATTTTTAGCTATCAATATCGTTAAATTGATAACAAAATAACTCCTTTTATGATTTTTCTCTAAAAACCAATATTAAATTCCCTCTCCTACCCTCAATACATTCGTTCCCCAAGCCCTTCAAAACCATCCTCTGCCCATCGCTTAGACGAGAGGGAAGTTTTATCTTTATCGTTTCCCTTTTCTTTATTAATCCTTTGCCCTCACAGCGTGGGCAGGGTTCTCGTGAAATCTTCCCCTTTCCTCCACACTTCGGGCAAGGCTCGTAAGAAATCTCCTCGCTCAAAATCCCCGATTTCACCTTCTTCCTCCTCCCTTTCCCCTTACATACAGGACAGGTATCCCATTCTGAATCAGATGAAAGCGTTCCCTTTCCCTTACAAACAGGACATATCTTCATCCTCTCATATGTTATCTGGAGCTCCTCAACCATCGGAGAGGGAATCTCCACCTCTTTTAATGCATCCTCACATTCTCTCTTCCCTTGGGAGGAAACGAAAGTGGTCTCAAAGAACTCCCTTCCCTCTCCGATATCCGTCGTTCCCAACCGGTCGTAAGCCTCCCTTTTCTTATCATCTGAAAGAACCTCATAGGCTTCCTTTATCAACCTGAATTTCTCCTCCTTTTCCCTATCGCCCGGAAAAAGGTCGGGATGATTGAGCTTCGCCAGCCTCCGATATGCCTTCTTTATCTCGTTTAGAGAGGCATTCTTGGGAACGCCGAGAATTTCATAA
This sequence is a window from bacterium. Protein-coding genes within it:
- a CDS encoding J domain-containing protein produces the protein MAEIEKDYYEILGVPKNASLNEIKKAYRRLAKLNHPDLFPGDREKEEKFRLIKEAYEVLSDDKKREAYDRLGTTDIGEGREFFETTFVSSQGKRECEDALKEVEIPSPMVEELQITYERMKICPVCKGKGTLSSDSEWDTCPVCKGKGRRKKVKSGILSEEISYEPCPKCGGKGKISREPCPRCEGKGLIKKRETIKIKLPSRLSDGQRMVLKGLGNECIEGRRGNLILVFREKS